One window of Camelina sativa cultivar DH55 chromosome 4, Cs, whole genome shotgun sequence genomic DNA carries:
- the LOC104780824 gene encoding peroxidase 35-like has protein sequence MARFGMVLVVALCLTISVFPDTTTAQLSRGFYSKTCPNVEQIVRNAVQKKVKQTFVTIPATLRLFFHDCFVNGCDASVMIQSTPKNKAEKDHPDNISLAGDGFDVVILAKKALDANPHCRNKVSCADILTLATRDVVVAAGGPSYEVELGRFDGLVSTASSVEGNLPGPSDNVDKLNALFKKNKLTQEDMIALSAAHTLGFAHCGKVFKRIYNFNGINSVDPTLNKAYAIELQKACPKNVDPRIAINMDPVTPKTFDNTYFKNLQQGKGLFTSDQVLFTDGRSRPTVNVWASNSTAFNRAFVTAMTKLGRVGVKNSRNGNIRRDCGAFN, from the exons ATGGCTCGCTTCGGTATGGTTCTAGTCGTTGCACTTTGTCTCACAATCTCTGTCTTTCCGGATACAACCACCGCGCAACTAAGCCGCGGTTTCTACTCCAAAACTTGCCCCAACGTCGAACAAATCGTGAGAAACGCTGTCCAAAAGAAAGTAAAGCAGACATTCGTCACCATACCTGCCACTCTCCGTCTCTTCTTCCACGACTGCTTTGTCAAT GGTTGTGATGCCTCTGTCATGATCCAGTCAACGCCTAAGAACAAGGCAGAGAAGGATCATCCAGATAACATTTCGCTAGCCGGAGATGGATTTGATGTGGTGATCCTAGCTAAGAAAGCCCTTGACGCTAACCCTCATTGCCGGAACAAGGTCTCATGCGCAGATATTCTTACTTTGGCCACCCGAGATGTTGTTGTTGCG GCTGGAGGACCGTCCTATGAAGTTGAACTCGGTAGGTTTGACGGATTGGTATCAACTGCGTCTAGTGTTGAAGGGAACTTACCAGGACCGTCGGACAATGTAGACAAACTTAACgctcttttcaaaaaaaacaaacttaccCAAGAAGATATGATTGCTCTTTCAg CGGCTCACACCCTTGGATTCGCACATTGTGGCAAGGTCTTTAAAAGAATCTACAACTTCAACGGCATCAACTCAGTGGACCCAACTCTAAACAAGGCTTACGCTATAGAGCTTCAAAAGGCTTGTCCTAAGAATGTGGACCCAAGAATCGCAATCAACATGGACCCAGTCACGCCCAAGACGTTTGACAACACTTACTTCAAGAATCTTCAACAAGGCAAAGGTCTATTCACCTCCGATCAAGTTCTCTTCACGGACGGTCGCTCAAGGCCCACCGTTAATGTTTGGGCCTCGAACTCTACGGCTTTTAACCGCGCTTTTGTGACAGCCATGACTAAACTTGGCCGTGTTGGAGTTAAGAATAGCCGCAATGGAAACATTCGTCGTGACTGCGGTGCGTTTAACTAG
- the LOC104780823 gene encoding scarecrow-like protein 32 produces the protein MTKTRIRNLTRLPSPKPLRGGDANFMEQLLLHCATAIDSNDAALAHQILWVLNNTAPPDGDSTQRLTTAFLRALLSRAVSKTPTLSSTISFLPPADELHRFSVVELAAFVDLTPWHRFGFIAANAAILTAVEGYSTVHIVDLSLTHCMQIPTLIDAMASRLNKPPPLLKLTVVSSSDNFPPFINISYEELGSKLVSFATTRNITMEFTIIPSTYSDGFSSLLQQLRVYPSSFNEALVVNCHMMLRYIPDETLTSSSSSLRTVFLKHLRSLNPRIVTLIEEDVDLTSGNLVNRLRSAFNYLWIPFDTTDTFMREQRRWYEAEISWKIENVVAKEGAERVERSETKRRWFERMREAEFGGVRVKEEAVADVKAMLEEHAVGWGMKKEDDDNSLVLTWKGHSVVFATVWIPI, from the coding sequence ATGACCAAAACCCGGATTCGTAACCTGACCCGACTCCCTTCTCCCAAACCACTACGCGGTGGCGACGCCAACTTCATGGAACAGCTCCTCCTCCACTGCGCAACCGCCATCGACTCAAACGACGCAGCACTGGCTCACCAAATCCTCTGGGTGCTCAACAACACTGCTCCACCAGACGGTGACTCCACCCAACGACTAACAACCGCCTTCCTCCGCGCGTTGCTCTCACGCGCCGTCTCCAAAACCCCTACATTATCATCCACCATTAGTTTCCTACCTCCAGCAGATGAACTCCACCGGTTCTCAGTAGTGGAGCTAGCAGCGTTCGTCGACCTCACTCCTTGGCACCGGTTCGGATTCATCGCGGCCAACGCGGCTATCTTAACAGCCGTGGAAGGTTACTCAACGGTTCACATAGTTGACTTAAGTTTGACTCATTGTATGCAAATCCCTACTCTCATAGACGCCATGGCAAGCCGACTTAACAAACCTCCTCCGCTTCTTAAACTCACCGTCGTCTCTTCTTCCGATAACTTCCCACCGTTCATCAACATCTCCTACGAAGAACTCGGATCCAAACTCGTCAGCTTCGCCACCACAAGGAACATAACTATGGAGTTCACAATCATACCTTCAACTTACTCCGATGGTTTCTCTTCCCTCCTACAACAACTACGGGTTTACCCTTCTTCATTCAACGAAGCTCTCGTCGTTAACTGCCACATGATGCTCCGTTACATCCCTGACGAAACCCTAacttcatcatcgtcatcgCTTAGAACAGTTTTCTTGAAACATCTCCGATCTTTGAATCCAAGAATCGTAACCCTAATAGAGGAAGACGTAGATCTCACATCGGGGAACTTGGTTAACCGGTTAAGATCGGCGTTTAACTACTTATGGATACCGTTTGATACAACGGACACGTTTATGAGAGAGCAGAGGCGATGGTACGAGGCGGAGATAAGTTGGAAGATAGAAAACGTGGTGGCGAAGGAAGGTGCGGAAAGGGTGGAGAGGAGTGAGACGAAGAGACGGTGGTTTGAGAGGATGAGAGAGGCTGAGTTCGGTGGAGTTAGGGTTAAGGAAGAGGCGGTGGCGGATGTGAAGGCGATGCTGGAGGAACACGCCGTCGGGTGggggatgaagaaggaagatgacGACAATAGTCTAGTCCTGACGTGGAAAGGTCATAGTGTAGTGTTCGCTACCGTTTGGATTCCAATTTAA